In Pyxidicoccus xibeiensis, the following proteins share a genomic window:
- a CDS encoding PAS domain-containing sensor histidine kinase has protein sequence MPQSLFHRLPEGAPAVAMPEEARPFLGAMLNAAGCGVAFLDRELRPVWVNAALAALSGMSAHAHLGRPLGELWPQVAPVLFPLLARALAGEDVVEAPVSGPLESSGRERHLRVGTSPALQGGVLAGVVLWVRDETERVHEAQRLREREAHMRGLADVSCDGYFLHEGGIVLDANRALATLMGHASVAELIGRRLTDWVAPEFRAMVAAVMSRGVETPYEVVCVRADGQRLPLEVLGRTVTWEGRQVRLAGVWDISSRKAAEERAARVEHFRDQFLGVIGTELRTPLQSIQLGTGALQRLGGLEESQRRLVGHMAQAARRMERMIHELVDFTRARLSGGLAVRPEPGVLDSVVRRVVEERRLAHPGRTLLLETEGDLRGQWDAPRLAQLADNLLGSVLQHGPEDAPVAVKLAGVVGGVTLSVHHDGLVVPAEEHAALFEPFRQGRPSSPDGLGLGLYIARQIALAHGGRLHVESRTGGGVRFIVWLPREASAG, from the coding sequence ATGCCGCAGTCCCTGTTCCACCGGCTTCCTGAAGGCGCGCCCGCCGTGGCGATGCCCGAGGAAGCGAGGCCCTTCCTTGGCGCGATGCTCAACGCGGCAGGTTGTGGCGTGGCCTTCCTGGACCGGGAGCTGAGGCCGGTGTGGGTGAATGCAGCCCTGGCGGCGCTGTCCGGCATGTCCGCGCACGCGCACCTGGGGCGGCCCCTGGGGGAGCTGTGGCCCCAGGTGGCGCCGGTGCTGTTCCCCCTGCTGGCCCGGGCGCTGGCGGGCGAGGACGTGGTGGAGGCGCCGGTGTCGGGCCCGCTGGAGTCCTCGGGGCGCGAGCGCCACCTGCGGGTGGGCACGTCCCCCGCGCTCCAGGGCGGCGTGCTGGCCGGCGTGGTGCTGTGGGTACGCGACGAGACGGAGCGCGTGCACGAGGCGCAGCGGCTGCGCGAGCGCGAGGCGCACATGCGCGGGCTCGCGGACGTGTCCTGCGACGGGTACTTCCTGCACGAGGGCGGCATCGTCCTCGACGCCAACCGCGCGCTGGCGACGCTGATGGGGCACGCGTCGGTGGCGGAGCTGATCGGCCGCCGCCTCACCGACTGGGTGGCGCCGGAGTTCCGCGCCATGGTGGCGGCGGTGATGAGCCGCGGCGTGGAGACCCCTTATGAGGTGGTGTGCGTGCGGGCCGATGGCCAGCGCCTCCCCCTGGAGGTGCTGGGGCGCACCGTGACGTGGGAGGGCCGGCAGGTGCGGCTGGCGGGCGTCTGGGACATCAGCAGCCGCAAGGCGGCCGAGGAGCGCGCGGCGCGCGTCGAGCACTTCAGGGACCAGTTCCTGGGCGTCATCGGCACGGAGCTGCGCACGCCCCTCCAGTCGATTCAGCTGGGCACCGGGGCGCTGCAGCGGCTGGGCGGGCTGGAGGAGTCCCAGCGGCGGCTGGTGGGCCACATGGCCCAGGCGGCGCGGCGCATGGAGCGGATGATCCACGAGCTGGTGGACTTCACCCGGGCGCGGCTGTCCGGCGGGCTGGCGGTGCGGCCGGAGCCGGGCGTGCTGGACTCGGTGGTGCGGCGGGTGGTGGAGGAGCGCAGGCTGGCGCACCCCGGGCGCACCCTCCTGCTGGAGACGGAGGGAGACCTCCGCGGCCAGTGGGACGCGCCCCGGCTGGCACAGCTGGCGGACAACCTGCTGGGCAGCGTCCTCCAGCACGGCCCCGAGGACGCACCGGTGGCGGTGAAGCTGGCGGGCGTGGTGGGGGGTGTCACGCTCTCGGTGCACCACGACGGGCTGGTGGTGCCGGCCGAGGAGCACGCGGCCCTCTTCGAGCCCTTCCGCCAGGGCCGCCCCTCCAGCCCGGACGGGCTGGGGCTGGGGCTCTACATCGCCCGGCAGATTGCCCTGGCCCACGGCGGCCGGCTCCACGTCGAGTCGCGCACCGGCGGCGGCGTGCGCTTCATCGTGTGGCTCCCGCGCGAGGCCAGCGCCGGCTGA
- a CDS encoding GAF domain-containing protein, giving the protein MSEPPLSATEASPSDEREWLRAVLRLLPVGVFLADRHGRLLEANAAAVAIWGTQPPLVGEISQYGRYEAWWPETGRRLEAHEWGMARALLKRETVLNQELDIVAFDGARRTILNSAAPLYGADGALLGAVSVDVDITARKVAERAEAFISEASRLLSESLDWETTLKAVARLATREWADYCLVDLLGEDGALHRLVLVARDAARQALLDQALPYAARLDADTVMARAIVSGQSLLVPDITPEWLASHSRSPEHFRLMSELAPRSMLAVPLVVGSRRFGLITLISTSLARRYSERDLAFAEEFARRAARALDSARVYREAREALRARDASLALLDAFLSESPVGMAFLDRELRYVHINPVLAAMNEVPPEAHLRRTPTQVMGPHSVGLEEVLRQVLRTGETVVDERLQDPRPGEPRYFHATWFPVHMGGELLGVGGTVREVTEQQREQERLRFLADVTARLSSSLDWRTTLRTVARVLVGPLADYCTVDVLTGDGDQLERVEALAGDARTQELLAKAVRYPPPSGLRTPLRRVMETGQSELASELDAAWLDALSVSPEHRKHLEALAPRSLMIVPLVARGRTLGVVCAVSQDPSRRYRAADLAFLEDVASRAALAVDNAWLYREAEGAVTARDEFVAIATHELRTPLSALQLQLTSLHRAAQRDTPVPPERLRQGLGSALRQAERLGHLVTHLFDVARISTGRLELEREQVDLSALAHRLVARMEDALAAAGCAAVVHADAPVLAHADRSRIEQVLMNLLSNAMKYAAGQPVEVTVESADGASLLYVRDWGPGIPRGAHERIFERFERATGEHARASLGLGLYISRQIARAHGGDLSVTSPQEGPGASFVLRLPPA; this is encoded by the coding sequence ATGTCCGAGCCACCCCTGTCCGCCACCGAAGCCTCCCCTTCCGACGAGCGGGAGTGGCTGCGGGCCGTGCTGCGGCTGCTGCCGGTGGGCGTCTTCCTGGCGGACCGCCACGGGCGGCTGCTGGAGGCGAACGCGGCCGCGGTCGCCATCTGGGGGACCCAGCCGCCGCTGGTGGGGGAAATCTCCCAGTACGGCCGCTACGAGGCCTGGTGGCCGGAGACGGGCCGGCGGCTGGAAGCGCACGAGTGGGGCATGGCGCGCGCGCTGCTGAAGCGGGAGACGGTGCTCAACCAGGAGCTGGACATCGTCGCCTTCGACGGCGCGCGGCGCACCATCCTCAACTCCGCGGCGCCGCTGTATGGCGCGGACGGGGCGCTGCTGGGCGCGGTGTCCGTCGACGTGGACATCACCGCGCGCAAGGTGGCCGAGCGCGCGGAGGCCTTCATCTCCGAGGCCAGCCGCCTGCTGAGCGAGTCGCTGGACTGGGAGACGACGCTCAAGGCGGTGGCACGGCTGGCCACGCGCGAGTGGGCGGACTACTGCCTGGTGGACCTGCTGGGGGAAGACGGGGCCCTCCACCGCCTGGTCCTCGTCGCCCGGGACGCCGCCCGCCAGGCGCTGCTGGACCAGGCGCTGCCCTACGCGGCCCGGCTGGACGCGGACACCGTCATGGCGCGGGCCATCGTCAGCGGGCAGTCGCTGCTGGTGCCCGACATCACTCCCGAGTGGCTCGCCTCCCACTCGCGCTCTCCAGAGCACTTCCGGCTGATGAGCGAGCTGGCCCCGCGCTCCATGCTCGCGGTGCCCCTGGTGGTGGGCAGCCGGCGCTTCGGCCTCATCACCCTCATCTCCACCTCGCTCGCGCGGCGCTACAGCGAGCGGGACCTGGCCTTCGCGGAGGAGTTTGCCCGCCGCGCGGCTCGCGCGCTGGACAGCGCCCGCGTCTACCGCGAGGCCCGGGAGGCGCTCCGGGCCCGCGACGCTTCCCTGGCGCTGCTGGACGCGTTCCTCTCCGAGTCGCCGGTGGGCATGGCCTTCCTCGACCGGGAGCTGCGCTACGTGCACATCAACCCGGTGCTGGCCGCAATGAACGAGGTGCCGCCGGAGGCGCACCTGCGCCGCACCCCCACGCAGGTGATGGGCCCCCACTCGGTGGGGCTCGAGGAGGTGCTGCGGCAGGTGCTGCGCACGGGCGAGACGGTGGTGGACGAGCGCCTCCAGGACCCGCGCCCCGGCGAGCCGCGCTACTTCCATGCCACCTGGTTCCCGGTGCACATGGGCGGGGAGCTGCTCGGCGTGGGCGGCACGGTGCGGGAGGTGACGGAGCAGCAGCGGGAGCAGGAGCGGCTGCGCTTCCTCGCGGACGTCACCGCCCGGCTGTCCTCGTCGCTGGACTGGCGCACCACGCTGCGCACCGTGGCGCGGGTGCTGGTGGGGCCCCTGGCGGACTACTGCACCGTGGACGTGCTGACGGGAGACGGCGACCAGCTGGAGCGCGTGGAGGCGCTGGCCGGCGATGCCCGGACCCAGGAGCTGCTGGCGAAGGCCGTGCGCTACCCTCCGCCGTCCGGCCTGCGCACCCCGCTGCGCCGGGTGATGGAGACGGGGCAGTCGGAGCTCGCCTCCGAGCTGGACGCCGCGTGGCTGGACGCCCTGTCGGTGAGCCCCGAGCACCGCAAGCACCTGGAGGCGCTGGCGCCGCGCTCGCTGATGATTGTCCCGCTGGTGGCGCGCGGGCGCACGCTGGGGGTCGTCTGCGCCGTCTCCCAGGACCCGTCCCGGCGCTACCGCGCGGCGGACCTGGCCTTCCTGGAGGACGTGGCGTCGCGCGCGGCGCTCGCGGTGGACAACGCCTGGCTGTACCGGGAGGCGGAAGGGGCGGTGACGGCGCGAGACGAGTTCGTGGCCATCGCCACGCACGAGCTGCGCACGCCCCTGTCCGCGCTCCAGCTCCAGCTCACGTCGCTGCACCGGGCGGCGCAGCGGGACACGCCCGTTCCCCCGGAGCGGCTGCGGCAGGGCCTGGGCAGCGCGCTGCGGCAGGCGGAGCGGCTGGGCCACCTGGTCACCCACCTGTTCGACGTGGCGCGCATCAGCACCGGGCGCCTGGAGCTGGAGCGCGAGCAGGTGGACCTGTCCGCGCTGGCGCACCGGCTGGTGGCGCGCATGGAGGACGCGCTGGCCGCCGCCGGCTGCGCGGCGGTGGTCCACGCGGACGCGCCAGTGCTCGCCCACGCGGACCGCTCCCGCATCGAGCAGGTGCTGATGAACCTGCTCTCCAACGCCATGAAGTACGCGGCCGGCCAGCCGGTAGAGGTCACCGTGGAGTCCGCGGACGGCGCCTCCCTCCTGTACGTGCGGGACTGGGGCCCGGGCATCCCCCGCGGGGCGCACGAGCGCATCTTCGAGCGCTTCGAGCGCGCCACCGGCGAGCACGCCCGCGCCAGCCTGGGCCTGGGGCTCTACATCTCCCGCCAGATTGCCCGCGCCCACGGCGGCGACCTGTCCGTGACGTCTCCCCAGGAGGGCCCGGGCGCGAGCTTCGTGCTGCGGCTGCCACCCGCCTGA
- a CDS encoding Hsp70 family protein, protein MHDPVIGIDLGTTNSAVATVEDGRPRLIPSRAGGRLTPSVVGVTKAGERVVGQAAQALAEEHPDAVVWATKRFLGRRYTPELLQQAKAMVPYPLVAGPAGDVRVKLAGRVLPVTQVSAMILGELALDAQAHFGRTVTKCVITVPANFDDNQRQATREAATIAGLDVVRLVNEPTAAALAYGLSRGFEGNALVFDLGGGTFDVSILEVKAGVFEVRATGGDPRLGGEDFDQRIVQWLLAQVDDELRHVVSQDAQSLRRLKVAAEAAKRELTEADEASISVTGLGDHATQGRRFAELETVLTRSFFETLSEPLSRRCMEVCQGVMREAKMDPRSVDVVLLVGGMTRVPLVRRLVADFFGRAPSTDVHPDEAVALGAAVQADELLRQSGQALLLDVASQSLGVGVLGGRVKRLIAKNTGVPVVARDIFFPGTAGQAEARIPVYQGESEFQDENHKLGEVVLRNLHVAARGETPLEVVFELSSEAILAVKATDLTTGNMETVRLEARPGLPQGEAEKLGAEQAHYAQSQGVVDAKRAEELFRKLLERGEKLARLLQKSAQENPSPEAQAAVGTVQQLLDGGRTALKSGDAAQCAAIARQLTQLLSGRQEPRA, encoded by the coding sequence ATGCACGACCCCGTCATCGGCATCGACCTGGGTACCACCAATAGCGCCGTGGCGACCGTCGAGGACGGACGTCCGCGGCTCATCCCCTCACGCGCGGGCGGGCGGCTGACGCCGTCCGTCGTCGGCGTCACGAAGGCCGGCGAGCGCGTCGTGGGGCAGGCTGCCCAGGCCCTGGCGGAGGAACACCCGGACGCGGTCGTCTGGGCCACCAAGCGCTTCCTGGGCCGACGCTACACGCCGGAGCTGCTCCAGCAGGCGAAGGCGATGGTGCCCTATCCATTGGTGGCCGGCCCCGCGGGCGACGTGCGCGTGAAGCTGGCCGGCCGCGTGCTGCCCGTCACCCAGGTGTCCGCGATGATTCTGGGCGAGCTGGCCCTGGATGCGCAGGCGCACTTCGGCCGCACCGTCACCAAGTGCGTGATTACGGTCCCCGCCAACTTCGACGACAACCAGCGCCAGGCCACGCGCGAGGCGGCGACCATCGCCGGGCTGGACGTGGTGCGCCTGGTGAACGAGCCCACCGCGGCGGCGCTGGCCTACGGCCTGTCCCGCGGCTTCGAGGGCAACGCGCTGGTCTTCGACCTGGGCGGCGGCACGTTCGACGTGTCGATTCTGGAGGTGAAGGCCGGCGTCTTCGAGGTGCGCGCCACCGGCGGAGACCCGCGGCTGGGCGGCGAGGACTTCGACCAGCGCATCGTCCAGTGGCTGCTGGCGCAGGTGGACGATGAGCTGCGGCACGTGGTGTCGCAGGACGCGCAGAGCCTGCGCCGCCTGAAGGTCGCCGCCGAGGCCGCCAAGCGCGAGCTGACCGAGGCCGACGAGGCGAGCATCTCCGTCACCGGGCTGGGAGACCACGCCACGCAGGGCCGCCGCTTCGCGGAGCTGGAGACGGTGCTCACGCGCTCCTTCTTCGAGACGCTCTCCGAGCCGCTGTCGCGCCGCTGCATGGAGGTGTGCCAGGGCGTGATGCGCGAGGCGAAGATGGACCCGCGCTCGGTGGACGTGGTGCTGCTGGTGGGCGGCATGACGCGCGTGCCGCTGGTGCGCCGGCTGGTGGCGGACTTCTTCGGCCGCGCGCCGTCCACGGACGTGCACCCGGACGAGGCCGTGGCGCTGGGCGCGGCGGTGCAGGCGGACGAGCTGCTGCGCCAGTCCGGCCAGGCGCTGCTGTTGGACGTGGCCAGCCAGAGCCTGGGCGTGGGCGTGCTGGGCGGGCGCGTGAAGCGGCTCATCGCGAAGAACACGGGCGTGCCGGTGGTGGCGCGCGACATCTTCTTCCCCGGCACCGCCGGCCAGGCCGAGGCGCGCATCCCCGTGTACCAGGGGGAGAGCGAGTTCCAGGACGAGAACCACAAGCTGGGCGAGGTGGTGCTGAGGAACCTGCACGTGGCCGCGCGCGGAGAGACGCCCCTGGAGGTGGTGTTCGAGCTGTCCAGCGAGGCCATCCTCGCGGTGAAGGCCACGGACCTCACCACCGGCAACATGGAGACGGTGCGCCTGGAGGCGCGGCCGGGCCTGCCGCAGGGCGAGGCGGAGAAGCTGGGCGCGGAGCAGGCGCACTACGCGCAGTCGCAGGGCGTGGTGGACGCGAAGCGCGCGGAGGAGCTGTTCCGCAAGCTGCTGGAGCGCGGCGAGAAGCTGGCGCGGCTGCTCCAGAAGAGCGCCCAGGAGAACCCCAGCCCCGAGGCCCAGGCCGCGGTGGGCACCGTGCAGCAGCTGCTCGACGGCGGGCGCACCGCGCTCAAGAGCGGTGACGCCGCGCAGTGCGCCGCGATTGCCCGCCAGCTCACGCAACTGCTGTCCGGCCGCCAGGAGCCCCGCGCCTGA
- the atpA gene encoding F0F1 ATP synthase subunit alpha, with product MEIRADEISRIIREQIKDYGKKVTVAETGTVLSVGDGIARIYGLEGALAGELVEFSNGVQGLVLNLEEDNVGVAIMGDFQAIREGDVVKRTQQIASVPVGKALLGRVVDPLGKPLDGKGPIVGTEVRRLEVKAPGIVKRKSVHEPLQTGIKALDALVPVGRGQRELIIGDRQTGKTAVAIDTIINQKGLGVYCIYVAIGQKQSTVAQVVEKLNRFGAMEFTTVVAANASDPAPMQFFAPYAGVAMGEYFRDNKMHALIVYDDLSKQAVAYRQLSLLLRRPPGREAYPGDVFYVHSRLLERAAKLSDEEGAGSLTALPIIETQAGDVSAYIPTNVISITDGQIFLETDLFFAGVRPAINVGLSVSRVGSAAQIKAMKQVAGTMKLDLAQYRELAAFAQFGSDLDKATQETLARGARMVEVLKQGQYEPLPVERQVMQLYAATNREDPKKRGWIRDIPVSDVVRWMREFLEFADGKHPSIAKDIQSKRELTNDIKATLNKAISEFNEVFQPTPGAKV from the coding sequence ATGGAAATCCGCGCCGACGAGATCAGCAGAATCATCCGGGAGCAGATCAAGGATTACGGCAAGAAGGTCACCGTCGCGGAGACGGGCACCGTGCTGTCCGTCGGTGACGGTATCGCGCGCATCTACGGCCTCGAGGGCGCGCTCGCCGGCGAGCTGGTGGAGTTCTCCAACGGCGTGCAGGGCCTCGTGCTGAACCTGGAAGAGGACAACGTGGGCGTCGCCATCATGGGCGACTTCCAGGCCATCCGTGAGGGCGACGTCGTCAAGCGCACGCAGCAGATTGCCTCCGTGCCGGTGGGCAAGGCGCTGCTGGGCCGCGTGGTGGACCCGCTCGGCAAGCCCCTGGACGGCAAGGGCCCCATCGTGGGCACCGAGGTGCGCCGCCTGGAGGTGAAGGCGCCCGGCATCGTGAAGCGCAAGAGCGTGCACGAGCCGCTGCAGACGGGCATCAAGGCCCTGGACGCGCTGGTGCCGGTGGGCCGCGGTCAGCGCGAGCTCATCATCGGTGACCGCCAGACGGGCAAGACGGCCGTCGCCATCGACACCATCATCAACCAGAAGGGCCTGGGCGTTTACTGCATCTACGTCGCCATCGGCCAGAAGCAGTCCACGGTGGCCCAGGTGGTGGAGAAGCTGAACCGCTTCGGCGCCATGGAGTTCACCACGGTGGTGGCCGCCAACGCGTCCGACCCGGCGCCCATGCAGTTCTTCGCGCCGTACGCCGGCGTGGCCATGGGCGAGTACTTCCGCGACAACAAGATGCACGCGCTCATCGTGTACGACGACCTGTCCAAGCAGGCCGTGGCGTACCGCCAGCTGTCGCTGCTGCTGCGCCGCCCGCCCGGCCGTGAGGCGTACCCCGGCGACGTGTTCTACGTGCACAGCCGCCTGCTGGAGCGCGCCGCCAAGCTGTCCGACGAGGAGGGCGCCGGCTCGCTGACCGCGCTCCCCATCATCGAGACGCAGGCCGGTGACGTGTCCGCGTACATCCCGACGAACGTCATCTCGATTACCGACGGGCAGATCTTCCTCGAGACGGACCTCTTCTTCGCCGGCGTCCGCCCCGCCATCAACGTCGGTCTGTCGGTGTCCCGCGTCGGCTCCGCCGCGCAGATCAAGGCCATGAAGCAGGTGGCCGGCACCATGAAGCTGGACCTCGCCCAGTACCGCGAGCTGGCGGCCTTCGCCCAGTTCGGCTCGGACCTGGACAAGGCCACCCAGGAGACGCTGGCCCGCGGCGCGCGCATGGTGGAGGTGCTGAAGCAGGGCCAGTACGAGCCCCTCCCCGTCGAGCGCCAGGTCATGCAGCTGTACGCCGCCACCAACCGCGAGGACCCCAAGAAGCGCGGCTGGATTCGCGACATCCCGGTGTCCGACGTGGTGCGCTGGATGCGTGAGTTCCTGGAGTTCGCGGACGGGAAGCACCCGAGCATCGCGAAGGACATCCAGTCCAAGCGCGAGCTGACCAATGACATCAAGGCCACGCTGAACAAGGCCATCAGCGAGTTCAACGAGGTCTTCCAGCCCACCCCGGGCGCCAAGGTCTAA
- a CDS encoding MFS transporter produces the protein MDSAPAAGVGPSPASSLFEYRDFRLYQVARFVLTLGTQMQSVAVAWHVYSLTQRPLDLGLVGLAQFLPALLLSLVTGYTADRFDRRKVLLCCYATLGLGAALLWALDASGSRSVWPLYGVLVLLGTARAFSGPAAQSLVTHLVHPSHLARAVAWNSTTFEVATIAGPAVGGVLYGVIHARGVYALCLGLFVTATLMLARMHVRTGRMDREDGSWERLVAGLRFVWNRKVVLGAISLDLFAVLLGGAVALMPIYAREVLHTGSWGLGLLRSAPAVGAAVTAVALAHFPLQRRTGVVMLACVALFGVATVVFGLSTNLFVSMVALAVLGAADMVSVVTRMTLVQLATPPEMRGRVSAVNMVFIGASNELGEFESGLTAEWFGAVPAVILGGLGTLAVVALWAWRFPELRRIDRVDEVRASGA, from the coding sequence ATGGACTCCGCCCCGGCGGCGGGTGTGGGCCCCTCCCCCGCCTCCTCCCTCTTCGAGTACCGCGACTTCCGACTGTACCAGGTCGCGCGCTTCGTCCTCACGCTCGGCACGCAGATGCAGTCGGTGGCGGTGGCGTGGCACGTCTACAGCCTCACCCAGCGCCCCCTGGACCTGGGGCTCGTGGGGCTGGCGCAGTTCCTCCCCGCGCTGCTGCTGTCGCTCGTCACCGGGTACACGGCGGACCGGTTCGACCGGCGCAAGGTGCTCCTGTGCTGCTACGCCACCCTGGGGCTGGGCGCGGCGCTGCTGTGGGCGCTGGACGCCTCCGGCAGCCGCTCGGTGTGGCCGCTGTATGGCGTGCTGGTGCTGCTGGGCACCGCGCGGGCGTTCTCCGGCCCCGCCGCGCAGTCGCTCGTCACGCACCTGGTGCACCCCAGCCACCTGGCGCGCGCGGTGGCGTGGAACTCCACCACCTTCGAGGTGGCCACCATCGCCGGCCCCGCGGTGGGCGGCGTGCTGTACGGCGTCATCCACGCCCGCGGCGTCTACGCGCTGTGCCTGGGGCTCTTCGTGACGGCGACCCTGATGCTGGCGCGCATGCACGTGCGCACCGGGCGCATGGACCGCGAGGACGGCTCGTGGGAGCGGCTGGTGGCGGGCCTGCGCTTCGTGTGGAACCGGAAGGTGGTGCTGGGCGCCATCTCGCTGGACCTGTTCGCGGTGCTGCTGGGCGGGGCGGTGGCGCTGATGCCCATCTACGCCCGCGAGGTGCTGCACACCGGCTCCTGGGGCCTGGGCCTGCTGCGCAGCGCGCCCGCGGTGGGCGCGGCGGTGACGGCGGTGGCGCTGGCCCACTTCCCGCTCCAGCGGCGCACGGGCGTGGTGATGCTGGCGTGCGTGGCGCTGTTCGGCGTGGCCACGGTGGTGTTCGGCCTGTCGACGAACCTCTTCGTGTCCATGGTGGCCCTGGCGGTGCTGGGGGCCGCGGACATGGTGAGCGTGGTGACGCGGATGACGCTGGTGCAGCTGGCCACGCCGCCGGAGATGCGGGGCCGGGTGAGCGCCGTGAACATGGTGTTCATCGGCGCCTCCAACGAGCTGGGCGAGTTCGAGTCCGGCCTCACCGCCGAGTGGTTCGGCGCCGTGCCCGCCGTCATCCTCGGCGGGCTGGGCACGCTGGCGGTGGTGGCGCTGTGGGCCTGGCGCTTCCCGGAGCTGCGCCGCATCGACCGCGTGGACGAGGTGCGGGCCTCCGGAGCCTGA
- a CDS encoding HAD family hydrolase: MAIACVVLDFDGTFTDVAAESAPFLQHFRQGLARVVGENLEVAWEEEVAALRAGADALGWDLGGRVVAPATADPYLTATCAAHRLLQRFGQGADEARRSEAVQGLYREAYAYSATAFKPEAKEVLEALLATGLPVTVVTNAHTDLVEKKLDELAPKGRERLKVSGDARKFLLDAPDAPDARFASVPETQTLDGVLRRPIYLRRGRYFEALKRVWDATGTRPEQTLVAGDIYELDLALPAALGAHVQLVARDNVLPYELKAMELLGPRGGVDRSLRALLPRLR; the protein is encoded by the coding sequence ATGGCGATTGCGTGCGTGGTGTTGGACTTCGACGGAACCTTCACGGACGTGGCGGCGGAGAGCGCGCCCTTCCTCCAGCACTTCCGCCAGGGGCTGGCGCGGGTGGTGGGAGAGAACCTCGAGGTCGCCTGGGAGGAGGAGGTCGCCGCGCTGCGCGCGGGGGCGGACGCGCTGGGGTGGGATTTGGGCGGCCGGGTGGTGGCGCCGGCGACGGCGGACCCGTACCTGACGGCGACGTGCGCGGCGCACCGGCTGCTGCAGCGCTTCGGGCAGGGGGCGGACGAGGCCCGGCGCTCGGAGGCGGTGCAGGGGCTGTACCGCGAGGCGTACGCGTACTCCGCCACGGCCTTCAAGCCAGAGGCGAAGGAGGTGCTGGAGGCGCTGCTGGCCACGGGGCTGCCGGTGACGGTGGTGACCAACGCGCACACGGACCTGGTGGAGAAGAAGCTGGACGAGCTGGCGCCGAAGGGGCGCGAGCGGCTCAAGGTCTCCGGGGACGCGCGCAAGTTCCTGCTGGACGCGCCGGACGCTCCGGACGCGCGCTTCGCCTCGGTGCCGGAGACGCAGACGCTGGACGGGGTGCTGCGCCGGCCCATCTACCTGCGCCGGGGCCGCTACTTCGAGGCCCTCAAGCGCGTGTGGGACGCCACCGGCACCCGGCCGGAGCAGACGCTGGTGGCCGGCGACATCTACGAGCTGGACCTGGCCCTGCCGGCCGCCCTGGGCGCGCACGTGCAGCTGGTGGCCCGGGACAACGTGCTGCCCTACGAGCTGAAGGCCATGGAGCTCTTGGGCCCCCGGGGCGGGGTGGACAGGAGCCTGCGCGCCCTGCTGCCGCGCCTGCGCTGA
- the atpH gene encoding ATP synthase F1 subunit delta produces MVNVSIARRYARALLDVASEAGRIDAVAEQLTAFASIFAKNPELTDVLLNPIYSRTQRRQVVEGVMKALPGGVEPLLDSTLHLLVDRNRLNYLPDIARLFGDMADARAGRVRGHVTSAAKLPADTLATLQHTLQQLTQRNVILETRVDPSILGGVSAQVGSLLYDGSLRTQLEEMRRALKQR; encoded by the coding sequence ATGGTGAACGTGTCCATCGCCCGCCGCTACGCCCGTGCGCTCCTCGATGTCGCCTCGGAGGCCGGCCGCATCGATGCCGTCGCCGAGCAGCTCACCGCCTTCGCCAGCATCTTCGCGAAGAACCCCGAGCTGACGGATGTGCTCCTCAACCCCATCTACAGCCGCACCCAGCGCAGGCAGGTGGTGGAGGGCGTCATGAAGGCGCTCCCCGGCGGCGTGGAGCCGCTGCTGGACAGCACCCTGCACCTGCTGGTGGACCGCAACCGGCTCAACTACCTGCCGGACATCGCCCGCCTCTTCGGCGACATGGCGGATGCCCGTGCCGGCCGCGTCCGGGGCCACGTCACCAGCGCCGCGAAGCTCCCCGCGGACACCCTGGCCACCCTCCAGCACACGCTGCAGCAGCTCACCCAGCGCAACGTCATCCTGGAGACGCGCGTGGACCCGTCCATCCTCGGCGGCGTCTCCGCCCAGGTGGGCAGCCTCCTCTATGACGGCAGCCTCCGCACCCAGTTGGAAGAGATGCGCCGCGCCCTGAAGCAGCGCTGA